Proteins from a genomic interval of Gordonia sp. SL306:
- a CDS encoding cyclic-phosphate processing receiver domain-containing protein: MKLWVDDLRPAPDGWTWCTTSAAAIDALSGSEPVEELSLDHDLGGDDTTRPIVLWMCEHGVWPEEVRVHSANPVGVEWLEGMIARYKP, encoded by the coding sequence ATGAAACTCTGGGTCGACGACCTCCGCCCGGCCCCCGACGGCTGGACATGGTGCACCACGAGCGCAGCTGCCATCGACGCGCTGAGTGGATCAGAACCGGTCGAGGAGCTCTCACTCGATCACGATCTCGGCGGTGACGACACCACGCGGCCCATCGTGTTGTGGATGTGTGAACACGGGGTGTGGCCGGAGGAGGTTCGGGTGCACAGTGCCAACCCGGTCGGCGTCGAATGGCTGGAGGGCATGATCGCCCGGTACAAGCCGTGA